The bacterium region CTTACGATAAGAATCGTTCGAAAATATGGGAGAAGGGCTTCGAATCTCTCACGCGATGTGCGCAGGCACATCGCTACCCTCCGTTTTTCGCGGACTCAAAACGGAGGGTGAGAGATTCGAACTCTCGGTGGGTTTCCCCACACACGCTTTCCAAGCGTGCGCACTAGACCGCTATGCGAACCCTCCATAATTTTACTTTCAACAGCCGTTCCGAGGCCTTTACATTACCGCTTGGAAAGCTTTCCAAGTCCTTTTTATATAGAACGATACACAAAAAGAGACAGAATTGCAAAAAATAATCCGGCAAAAAGAAGATAGGCGGCAGTCGTCAGAAATATAGGTACGGGATAAACAATAAAAAGCATGGCAAACCCCAAGCCGAATGACTGCAAAACCATTTTTATTTTCCCGACCTTTTTGGCCGAAATATCTTTTCCTTTGAATTTTTTTCTGTAAAAAGCAAAGGTTACGATGAGCAGTTCCAAAATTATAATCGCCAGAGCCAGTTCTTTGCCGATGACTTTGGTAACGACGATGGCAGAAATAGAACCGATAAGCAGTTTGTCTGCCACAGGGTCATACATTTTACCCCATTCCGTGATTTGTTTTTTGGTTCTGGCGAGAGCGCCATCCACCGCGTCTGAAAAAGCCGAAACAATAAAGGTCGCGATGCCTAAATGGATGTTGCCTGCGGTGAAAAAATAAATGACAACAGGAATGGAAGCAAAACGAAAAGCGGTTATATGATTGGGAGTTACGAATGACGGAATGAAAGGTAAAATTGCCACCGAGATTATTTTGTCCGTTATTGTTAC contains the following coding sequences:
- a CDS encoding CDP-alcohol phosphatidyltransferase family protein gives rise to the protein MVINLISGIIMISPNSKVTITDKIISVAILPFIPSFVTPNHITAFRFASIPVVIYFFTAGNIHLGIATFIVSAFSDAVDGALARTKKQITEWGKMYDPVADKLLIGSISAIVVTKVIGKELALAIIILELLIVTFAFYRKKFKGKDISAKKVGKIKMVLQSFGLGFAMLFIVYPVPIFLTTAAYLLFAGLFFAILSLFVYRSI